Proteins encoded in a region of the Salvia hispanica cultivar TCC Black 2014 unplaced genomic scaffold, UniMelb_Shisp_WGS_1.0 HiC_scaffold_942, whole genome shotgun sequence genome:
- the LOC125200369 gene encoding ATP synthase subunit epsilon, mitochondrial-like, whose protein sequence is MSSSAAQPFWRAAGMTYVTYSNLCASLVRQCLKEPYRSEALAREKVHFSVSKWVDGKPEKPTIRTDTPE, encoded by the exons atgTCGTCCAGCGCTGCGCAACCGTTTTGGAGAGCTGCCGGAATGACCTACGTCACCTACTCCAATCTCTGCGCCAGTCTCGTCAGGCAGTGTTTGAAGGAGCCTTACAGATCCGAAGCTCTAGCTCGCGAGAAGGTCCATTTCAGCGTTTCCAAATGGGTCGACGGCAAGCCTGAGAAGccaa CCATCCGCACCGACACTCCTGAATGA